Proteins from one Catenuloplanes atrovinosus genomic window:
- a CDS encoding ABC transporter permease: MTLGELRPRRVITPVLLVAAWEAGSRTGLIPATKLSAPSEVLATGVRLAADGTLGAHLLDSLTRAVVGLAVGGVLAVALGAAAGLLRLGDDLVDPPVQAARMLPHLGLVPLLIIWVGIGEELKITLVALGAFFPIYFNTYAGIRDIDERLVEAARACGLTAWERLRHVVLPGALPSLFLGLRLAIGAAWLSLVVGEQVNAQTGIGFLMMEAREFSQTDVVVLGLLVYALLGLASDLLLRAGERRALRWRRGLRAT; this comes from the coding sequence ATGACGCTGGGCGAGCTTCGGCCGCGGCGGGTGATCACGCCGGTCCTGCTGGTGGCGGCGTGGGAGGCCGGGTCGCGGACGGGTCTCATCCCGGCCACCAAGCTGTCCGCGCCGAGCGAGGTGCTGGCGACCGGCGTACGGCTGGCCGCGGACGGCACGCTCGGCGCCCACCTGCTCGACTCGCTCACCCGCGCGGTCGTCGGGCTGGCCGTCGGCGGCGTGCTCGCGGTCGCGCTCGGCGCCGCCGCCGGGCTGCTGCGGCTCGGCGACGACCTGGTCGACCCGCCGGTGCAGGCCGCGCGCATGCTGCCGCACCTCGGCCTGGTCCCGCTGCTGATCATCTGGGTCGGCATCGGCGAGGAACTGAAGATCACGCTGGTGGCGCTCGGCGCGTTCTTCCCGATCTACTTCAACACGTACGCGGGCATCCGCGACATCGACGAACGGCTGGTCGAGGCCGCGCGCGCCTGCGGGCTCACCGCCTGGGAACGGCTGCGGCACGTGGTGCTGCCCGGCGCGCTGCCGTCGCTGTTCCTCGGGCTGCGGCTGGCGATCGGCGCCGCCTGGCTCAGCCTGGTCGTCGGCGAGCAGGTCAACGCGCAGACCGGCATCGGTTTCCTGATGATGGAGGCGCGCGAGTTCAGCCAGACCGACGTGGTCGTGCTCGGCCTGCTGGTCTACGCGCTGCTCGGCCTCGCCTCCGACCTGCTGTTGCGCGCCGGGGAGAGGAGGGCGCTGCGATGGCGGCGCGGACTGAGGGCGACCTGA
- a CDS encoding universal stress protein, whose protein sequence is MSGIVVGVDGSSGAETAVRWAAARSRANGAPVRLVHAYSLPVPYPGSPFVPAAGVAADSGAYAKAAAAVLAEAARIATEAGAASVTTEAVVGGAAGVLIDASDGAGLVVVGSRGLGGFTGLLLGSVGVQVSGHARCPAVVVREPATPGGPVVVGVDGSPPSHAAVLFAFAEAERLGAELIAVHAWGLPAPVDPTLMAFPTERDRDDYATAAGRVLHDALAEGRSRHPSVPVREASVERAASTGLLEIAEHPALIVVGSRGHGGFAGLLLGSTSQYVLHHAHCPVAVLRADVDPEASEA, encoded by the coding sequence ATGTCCGGGATCGTCGTCGGGGTCGACGGATCGTCCGGGGCGGAGACGGCCGTGCGCTGGGCCGCCGCCCGATCACGGGCCAACGGCGCGCCGGTGCGGCTGGTCCACGCCTACTCGCTGCCGGTGCCGTACCCGGGCTCGCCGTTCGTGCCGGCCGCGGGCGTCGCCGCCGACTCGGGCGCGTACGCGAAGGCCGCGGCGGCGGTGCTCGCCGAGGCGGCCCGGATCGCCACCGAGGCCGGCGCCGCGTCGGTGACCACGGAGGCGGTGGTCGGCGGCGCGGCCGGCGTGCTGATCGACGCGTCGGACGGCGCGGGTCTGGTCGTGGTCGGCTCCCGCGGCCTGGGCGGGTTCACCGGGCTGCTGCTCGGCTCCGTCGGCGTGCAGGTGTCCGGCCACGCGCGGTGCCCGGCCGTGGTGGTCCGCGAGCCGGCCACGCCCGGTGGCCCGGTGGTGGTGGGGGTGGACGGTTCGCCGCCGTCGCACGCGGCCGTGCTGTTCGCGTTCGCCGAGGCGGAGCGGCTCGGCGCGGAGCTGATCGCGGTGCACGCCTGGGGCCTGCCCGCGCCGGTCGACCCGACGCTGATGGCGTTCCCCACCGAGCGGGACCGGGACGACTACGCGACCGCGGCCGGCCGGGTGCTGCACGACGCGCTGGCCGAGGGCCGGTCGCGGCACCCGTCCGTGCCGGTGCGCGAGGCGTCCGTGGAGCGCGCCGCGTCGACCGGCCTGCTGGAGATCGCGGAGCACCCGGCGCTGATCGTGGTCGGCTCGCGCGGCCACGGCGGCTTCGCCGGCCTGCTGCTCGGCTCCACCAGCCAGTACGTGCTGCACCACGCGCACTGCCCGGTGGCGGTGCTGCGCGCGGACGTCGATCCGGAAGCATCGGAGGCGTGA
- a CDS encoding polysaccharide deacetylase family protein, protein MTRWITEPRRIALLATILVVAVIAGLLVTARLSSSSYAASAAPYRPNPRAVATPEQARESVPRPPMRAEPPSRQRAWNGPDGTQRTTGTPSMSLTFDDGPSQFTDEVLDMLDKHDIKATFCVIGSQVRSHAAQMRRIVADGHTLCNHTWSHDLRLADRTPDQIVKDLVRTNDAIHTVVPQAKVRYFRNPGGNFNHRTVSVAQNLGMVPLHWSIDSRDWESRDSKKICDLVEGNAHPGAVVLLHDGGGDRRETMKALKKLLPFLKERYELIAMP, encoded by the coding sequence ATGACGAGGTGGATTACCGAACCGCGGCGGATCGCGCTTCTCGCCACGATTCTGGTGGTGGCGGTGATCGCGGGATTGCTGGTGACGGCCCGGCTCTCATCGAGCAGTTACGCTGCGTCAGCGGCGCCGTATCGGCCGAACCCCCGCGCGGTGGCCACGCCGGAGCAGGCGCGGGAGTCCGTGCCGAGGCCGCCGATGCGGGCGGAGCCGCCGAGTCGGCAGCGCGCGTGGAACGGGCCGGACGGCACGCAGCGGACCACCGGGACGCCGTCGATGAGTCTCACGTTCGACGACGGCCCGTCGCAGTTCACCGACGAGGTACTGGACATGCTGGACAAGCATGACATCAAGGCCACGTTCTGCGTGATCGGCAGCCAGGTGCGGTCGCACGCGGCGCAGATGCGCCGGATCGTCGCCGACGGGCACACGCTGTGCAACCACACGTGGAGCCACGACCTGCGACTCGCGGACCGTACCCCCGATCAGATCGTCAAGGATCTGGTGCGCACGAACGACGCGATCCACACCGTGGTGCCGCAGGCGAAGGTCCGCTACTTCCGCAACCCGGGCGGCAACTTCAACCACCGTACGGTCTCGGTCGCGCAGAACCTGGGCATGGTGCCGCTGCACTGGAGCATCGACTCGCGCGACTGGGAGAGCCGGGACTCCAAAAAGATCTGTGACCTGGTCGAGGGGAACGCGCACCCGGGCGCCGTGGTGCTGCTGCACGACGGCGGCGGCGACCGGCGCGAGACGATGAAGGCGCTGAAGAAGCTGCTGCCGTTCCTCAAGGAGCGGTACGAGCTGATCGCGATGCCCTGA
- a CDS encoding FBP domain-containing protein — protein MRPLTESEIRAAFVNCSKGEAARLSVPRDLATRPWDDLDFLGWRDPKAPERAYLVVPGDPPIALALRYPVPSPARTARRGLCSLCLTTHDGGVPLMVAPKAGKAGRQGDSVGTYICGDLACSLYVRGRPGAGPGTPLRDSLDEEEKIARLIGHLAGFVDKVIN, from the coding sequence ATGAGGCCGCTGACTGAATCAGAGATCCGCGCCGCGTTCGTGAACTGCTCGAAGGGCGAGGCCGCCCGCCTGTCCGTGCCGCGCGACCTGGCCACCCGCCCGTGGGACGACCTGGACTTCCTCGGCTGGCGGGACCCGAAGGCGCCGGAGCGCGCCTACCTGGTCGTCCCCGGCGACCCGCCGATCGCGCTCGCGCTGCGCTACCCGGTCCCGTCGCCCGCCCGCACGGCCCGCCGCGGCCTGTGCTCGCTCTGCCTGACCACGCACGACGGCGGCGTACCGCTGATGGTCGCCCCGAAGGCCGGAAAGGCGGGCCGCCAGGGCGACTCGGTCGGCACCTACATCTGCGGCGATCTCGCCTGCTCGCTCTACGTCCGCGGCCGGCCGGGCGCGGGCCCGGGCACGCCGCTGCGCGACTCGCTGGACGAGGAGGAGAAGATCGCGCGCCTGATTGGCCACCTCGCCGGATTCGTGGACAAGGTCATCAACTGA
- a CDS encoding ABC transporter ATP-binding protein produces the protein MAARTEGDLTPLVTAAGVRRAFGPATVLDGVSLDLRRGEVAALIGGSGSGKSTLLRVLAGLDPDATGDVTVRGRSAVVFQEHRLLPWKRVAANVALGVRGPGVAARTAAALDEVGLADRGTAWPAELSGGQAQRVAFARALVREPDILLLDEPFGALDALTRLRMQRLFGRLRDRHGFAALFVTHDVEEALLLADRVLLLDAGTIAAELPIELDHPRAPDSPGFGPLRRKLLDLLGVPSTT, from the coding sequence ATGGCGGCGCGGACTGAGGGCGACCTGACCCCGCTGGTCACGGCGGCCGGCGTGCGCCGCGCGTTCGGCCCGGCGACCGTGCTCGACGGCGTCTCGCTGGACCTGCGGCGCGGCGAGGTCGCGGCGCTGATCGGTGGCAGCGGCTCCGGCAAGAGCACGCTGCTGCGCGTGCTCGCCGGCCTGGACCCGGACGCGACCGGCGACGTCACCGTGCGCGGCAGGTCCGCGGTCGTCTTCCAGGAACACCGGCTGCTGCCGTGGAAGCGGGTGGCCGCGAACGTGGCGCTCGGCGTCCGCGGTCCCGGCGTCGCCGCCCGTACCGCCGCCGCGCTCGACGAGGTCGGCCTCGCCGATCGCGGCACCGCCTGGCCCGCCGAACTCTCCGGTGGCCAGGCCCAGCGCGTCGCGTTCGCCCGCGCGCTGGTCCGCGAGCCGGACATCCTGTTGCTCGACGAGCCGTTCGGCGCGCTCGACGCGCTGACCCGGCTCCGCATGCAGCGACTCTTCGGCCGCCTGCGCGACCGCCACGGCTTCGCCGCCCTCTTCGTCACCCACGACGTCGAGGAGGCCCTCCTGCTGGCCGACCGGGTACTGCTCCTCGACGCCGGCACCATCGCCGCCGAACTCCCGATCGAACTCGACCACCCCCGCGCCCCGGACTCCCCGGGCTTCGGCCCCCTGCGCCGCAAACTCCTCGACCTCCTCGGCGTCCCGTCGACGACCTGA
- a CDS encoding TetR/AcrR family transcriptional regulator — MARAGLTTERLALAGAELADELGFDAVTPSALARRCGVTVASLYSHVANGQELRTRVALLALEELADRASDALAGRSGRDALIALGNVYRDYARAHPGRWAAAQARLDAPVAAASAGVRLSALTRALLRGYDLPEPERTHAVRLLGSVFNGWVSLESGGAFAHSAPDSAESWTRALDALDAVLRNWPRSEPPRA, encoded by the coding sequence ATGGCACGCGCGGGACTGACCACCGAACGCCTGGCGCTGGCCGGCGCGGAGCTGGCGGACGAGCTGGGGTTCGACGCGGTGACGCCGTCCGCGCTGGCGCGGCGGTGCGGCGTCACGGTCGCGAGCCTCTACTCGCACGTCGCCAACGGGCAGGAATTGCGTACCCGCGTGGCGCTGCTGGCGCTGGAGGAGTTGGCCGACCGCGCCTCGGACGCGCTCGCCGGGCGCTCCGGCCGGGACGCGCTGATCGCGCTCGGGAACGTGTACCGCGACTACGCGCGGGCGCATCCGGGCCGCTGGGCGGCGGCGCAGGCGCGGCTCGACGCGCCGGTCGCGGCGGCGAGCGCGGGCGTGCGGCTGTCCGCGCTGACCCGCGCGCTGCTGCGCGGATACGACCTGCCGGAGCCGGAGCGGACCCACGCGGTGCGGCTGCTGGGCAGCGTGTTCAACGGCTGGGTGAGCCTGGAGTCGGGTGGCGCGTTCGCGCACAGCGCCCCGGACTCCGCGGAGAGCTGGACCCGCGCGCTGGACGCGCTCGACGCGGTGCTGCGCAACTGGCCCCGCAGCGAGCCGCCGCGCGCGTGA
- a CDS encoding alpha/beta hydrolase family protein: MAAGSVALAALLAVTMLPAAPAAPPVVCDAPTPSATRPGLLIADPDCDPDGTPFTPIRGSAVHTGIEQGAAYRIEVPRRWNGRLVIFAHGYRGDGRLLFVSNPRLREHYLDRGYAWAASSYQLNGYEVGQGVRDSHALVPLFRRVTGTAARSVLMTGESMGGHVTAVAIEEFPRTFDGAMPVCGVLGDVALFDYFLDANVTAAALAGVPIGFPDAPSDAFDREWRAQVTEISARLGLNAGAPPSLTPAGRAWSDVVERRTGGDRAGFDASFAYWNTATSLEPFADLPFLFGLYPGLSGRADNVAGNRHTVYRITDAPHPTPAERRLNADVLRVSPTLPADPGLGSIPRVDGRPRVPVLSLHTTGDLFVPFSMEQIYARRAATPLFVSRAIRAPGHCDFTLDELRTAFDDLTRWTYTGHRAPGDPILDRRAVAAPTFGCRFTTETRPGFPACP; this comes from the coding sequence CGCCCACGCCCAGCGCCACCCGGCCCGGGCTGCTGATCGCGGACCCGGACTGCGATCCGGACGGCACGCCGTTCACGCCGATCCGCGGGTCGGCCGTGCATACCGGCATCGAGCAGGGCGCGGCGTACCGGATCGAGGTCCCGCGCCGGTGGAACGGCCGCCTGGTGATCTTCGCGCACGGCTACCGCGGCGACGGCCGGCTGCTGTTCGTCAGCAACCCGCGGCTGCGCGAGCACTACCTCGACCGCGGCTACGCCTGGGCCGCGTCCAGCTACCAGCTCAACGGATACGAGGTCGGCCAGGGCGTCCGGGACTCGCACGCGCTGGTCCCGCTGTTCCGCCGCGTCACCGGCACCGCCGCGCGCTCCGTGCTGATGACCGGCGAGTCGATGGGCGGCCACGTCACCGCCGTCGCCATCGAGGAGTTCCCGCGCACGTTCGACGGCGCCATGCCGGTCTGCGGCGTGCTCGGGGACGTCGCGCTCTTCGACTACTTCCTCGACGCCAACGTCACCGCCGCCGCGCTCGCCGGCGTACCCATCGGCTTCCCCGACGCGCCGAGCGACGCGTTCGACCGCGAGTGGCGCGCCCAGGTCACCGAGATCTCGGCTCGGCTCGGCCTGAACGCCGGCGCGCCGCCGTCACTGACCCCCGCCGGCCGGGCCTGGTCCGACGTGGTCGAGCGGCGCACCGGCGGCGACCGCGCCGGCTTCGACGCGTCCTTCGCCTACTGGAACACCGCGACCTCGCTCGAACCCTTCGCCGACCTGCCATTCCTCTTCGGGCTCTACCCCGGACTGTCCGGCCGCGCGGACAACGTCGCCGGCAACCGCCACACCGTCTACCGCATCACCGACGCCCCGCACCCGACTCCCGCCGAACGCCGCCTCAACGCCGACGTCCTCCGCGTCTCACCCACGCTGCCCGCCGACCCCGGCCTCGGCAGCATCCCGCGCGTCGACGGCCGCCCCCGCGTGCCCGTGCTCTCCCTGCACACCACCGGCGACCTGTTCGTCCCGTTCTCCATGGAACAGATCTACGCCCGCCGCGCCGCCACCCCGCTCTTCGTCTCCCGCGCCATCCGCGCCCCCGGCCACTGCGACTTCACCCTCGACGAACTCCGTACCGCCTTCGACGACCTCACCCGCTGGACCTACACCGGCCACCGCGCCCCCGGCGACCCCATCCTCGACCGCCGCGCCGTCGCCGCCCCCACCTTCGGCTGCCGCTTCACCACCGAAACCCGCCCCGGCTTCCCCGCCTGCCCCTGA
- a CDS encoding glycoside hydrolase family 6 protein: MRVSLRKSLVLAATATLATSLVVVATSTANAAAKLDNPYAGAQVYVNPDWSAQAAASGGQAIANQPTAIWLDRIAAIESGSAGSNTMGLRDHLDAAVEQGANLIQVVIYNLPGRDCAALASNGELAPTDLAKYENDYIDPIVEIMGDAAYANLRIVTIVEIDSLPNLVTNVSPRETATPECDAMKANGNYVQGVGYALAQLGALPNVYNYIDIGHHGWLGWDDNFDAAGDVFLQAANANGATPADVHGFAANVANYGILDEAYFDANTAVGGRPVRESTEWVDWNRYVGELEYAQAYRDHLAGIGFDSGLGMIIDTSRNGWGGPDRPTRASTSTDPNTFVNESRLDRRIHLGNWCNQAGAGIGERPKASPATGIDAYAWIKPPGESDGASREIPNDEGKGFDRMCDPTYTGNPRNNNNMSGALNDAPLSGHWFQAQFEELLANAYPPL, from the coding sequence ATGCGTGTGTCATTGAGAAAATCCCTGGTCCTGGCGGCCACGGCGACGCTGGCCACGAGCCTCGTCGTCGTCGCCACCAGCACCGCCAACGCGGCGGCGAAGCTGGACAACCCGTACGCGGGTGCCCAGGTCTACGTGAACCCGGACTGGTCCGCGCAGGCCGCGGCGTCCGGCGGGCAGGCCATCGCGAACCAGCCGACCGCCATCTGGCTGGACCGGATCGCCGCGATCGAGTCCGGCTCGGCCGGCTCGAACACGATGGGCCTGCGCGATCACCTGGACGCCGCCGTGGAGCAGGGTGCGAACCTGATCCAGGTCGTCATCTACAACCTGCCCGGCCGTGACTGCGCCGCGCTGGCGTCCAACGGCGAGCTGGCCCCGACCGACCTGGCGAAGTACGAGAACGACTACATCGACCCGATCGTCGAGATCATGGGCGACGCCGCGTACGCGAACCTGCGGATCGTCACGATCGTCGAGATCGACTCGCTGCCGAACCTGGTGACGAACGTCAGCCCGCGCGAGACCGCCACGCCCGAGTGCGATGCCATGAAGGCGAACGGCAACTACGTCCAGGGCGTCGGGTACGCGCTGGCGCAGCTCGGCGCGCTGCCGAACGTCTACAACTACATCGACATCGGCCACCACGGCTGGCTCGGCTGGGACGACAACTTCGACGCGGCCGGCGACGTGTTCCTCCAGGCCGCGAACGCCAACGGCGCCACGCCCGCGGACGTCCACGGCTTCGCGGCGAACGTGGCGAACTACGGCATCCTGGACGAGGCGTACTTCGACGCGAACACCGCGGTCGGCGGTCGCCCGGTCCGCGAGTCCACCGAGTGGGTCGACTGGAACCGTTACGTCGGTGAGCTGGAGTACGCGCAGGCGTACCGGGACCACCTGGCCGGCATCGGCTTCGACTCCGGCCTCGGCATGATCATCGACACCTCGCGCAACGGCTGGGGCGGCCCGGACCGCCCGACCCGCGCGAGCACGTCGACGGACCCGAACACGTTCGTCAACGAGTCGCGGCTCGACCGGCGCATCCACCTCGGCAACTGGTGCAACCAGGCCGGAGCCGGCATCGGCGAGCGGCCCAAGGCCTCGCCGGCCACGGGCATCGACGCCTACGCGTGGATCAAGCCGCCGGGTGAGTCCGACGGCGCGTCCCGCGAGATCCCGAACGACGAGGGCAAGGGCTTCGACCGGATGTGCGACCCGACGTACACCGGCAACCCGCGGAACAACAACAACATGTCCGGGGCGCTGAACGACGCGCCGCTGTCCGGCCACTGGTTCCAGGCCCAGTTCGAGGAGCTGCTGGCGAACGCCTACCCGCCGCTCTGA
- a CDS encoding FAD-dependent monooxygenase, with product MDNVIVVGAGPVGLWLAGELRLAGVPVTVVEREPGRRAFTRALGIHARTVEVLAMRGLAETPLAEGRALPRWHFGMLPAFPDYSGLDTPYPFVLAYPQNALEDLLERRAVALGAIVRRGVAVTTLTQDHAGVRARLADGTELTASWLAGADGAGSVVRKAAGIAFTGTDATLWGYVADVTLSAPPEITGTLSTPDGALVVAPLPGGRFRLAGFDPRDQEPDREMTMERLVASVRRAAGRDLGIVAASWISRFGNATRQAADYRAGRVLLAGDAAHMHMPTGGVGLNIGVQDAMNLGWKLAAVARGAAPESLLDTYHAERAPVGAAMLANTQAQTALVAAFTPEGQALRAHLSALLERHPAVQHDLALGVSGLDVRYPPADPGAHPLTGRRFADPAVFPLLADARPVLVRAPSTPPVETHLPVLEAAPDAAYALIRPDGHVWWATDEPDPRAAAETIARLWG from the coding sequence ATGGACAACGTGATCGTGGTGGGTGCCGGGCCGGTCGGGCTGTGGCTGGCCGGCGAACTGAGACTGGCCGGCGTGCCGGTGACCGTGGTGGAGCGGGAGCCGGGCCGCCGCGCGTTCACCCGCGCGCTCGGCATCCACGCGCGCACCGTGGAGGTGCTGGCCATGCGCGGCCTGGCGGAGACGCCGCTGGCCGAGGGGCGGGCGCTGCCGCGCTGGCACTTCGGGATGCTGCCGGCGTTCCCCGACTACAGCGGCCTGGACACGCCGTATCCGTTCGTGCTGGCGTACCCGCAGAACGCTCTTGAGGATCTTCTCGAGCGCCGGGCCGTGGCGCTCGGCGCGATCGTGCGCCGCGGCGTGGCGGTGACGACCCTGACCCAGGACCACGCCGGGGTACGGGCACGACTCGCCGACGGCACCGAGCTGACCGCGTCGTGGCTGGCCGGGGCGGACGGCGCCGGCAGCGTCGTGCGCAAGGCCGCGGGTATCGCGTTCACCGGCACAGACGCGACGCTCTGGGGCTACGTGGCCGACGTGACGCTGAGCGCGCCGCCGGAGATCACCGGCACGCTGTCCACACCGGACGGTGCGCTGGTCGTCGCGCCGCTGCCGGGCGGCCGGTTCCGGCTGGCCGGGTTCGACCCGCGCGACCAGGAGCCGGACCGGGAGATGACGATGGAGCGGCTGGTCGCGTCCGTCCGCCGGGCGGCCGGCCGGGACCTGGGCATCGTGGCGGCGAGCTGGATCTCCCGGTTCGGCAACGCGACCCGGCAGGCCGCCGACTACCGCGCCGGGCGGGTGCTGCTGGCCGGCGACGCCGCGCACATGCACATGCCGACCGGCGGGGTGGGCCTCAACATCGGCGTGCAGGACGCGATGAACCTCGGCTGGAAGCTCGCGGCCGTGGCCCGCGGCGCGGCGCCGGAGTCGCTGCTGGACACCTACCACGCGGAGCGCGCCCCGGTCGGCGCCGCGATGCTGGCGAACACGCAGGCGCAGACCGCGCTGGTCGCCGCGTTCACGCCGGAGGGGCAGGCGCTGCGCGCGCACCTGTCCGCGCTGCTCGAGCGGCACCCGGCCGTCCAGCACGACCTGGCACTCGGCGTGTCCGGGTTGGACGTGCGCTACCCGCCCGCGGACCCGGGCGCGCATCCGCTGACCGGCCGGCGCTTCGCGGACCCGGCCGTCTTCCCGCTGCTGGCGGACGCGCGGCCGGTGCTGGTGCGCGCGCCCTCGACACCGCCGGTGGAGACGCACCTGCCCGTGCTGGAAGCGGCACCGGATGCCGCCTACGCGCTGATCCGCCCGGACGGGCACGTGTGGTGGGCGACGGACGAGCCGGACCCGCGCGCCGCCGCGGAGACGATCGCGCGGCTCTGGGGATAG
- a CDS encoding OsmC family protein, whose protein sequence is MPTRTSSAVWNGDLKGGAGTVALGSGVFEGPYTYVSRFEDGSGTNPEELIAAAHAGCFSMFLANVLAGAGFTADSVRTSAAVTLGAGPKITGIALTVEASVPNLDADAFAGHVETAKAGCPVSAALSAVPMTVDATLV, encoded by the coding sequence ATGCCTACTCGTACCTCATCCGCTGTCTGGAACGGTGACCTCAAGGGCGGTGCCGGCACCGTCGCGCTCGGCTCCGGCGTCTTCGAGGGCCCGTACACCTACGTCTCCCGCTTCGAGGACGGCAGCGGGACCAACCCGGAGGAGCTGATCGCGGCCGCGCACGCCGGCTGCTTCTCCATGTTCCTGGCCAACGTGCTCGCCGGCGCCGGCTTCACCGCCGACTCGGTGCGCACCTCCGCCGCGGTCACGCTCGGCGCCGGCCCGAAGATCACCGGCATCGCGCTGACCGTCGAGGCCTCGGTGCCGAACCTCGACGCGGACGCGTTCGCCGGCCACGTCGAGACCGCGAAGGCCGGCTGCCCGGTCTCGGCCGCGCTCTCCGCCGTACCGATGACGGTCGACGCCACGCTCGTCTGA
- a CDS encoding aliphatic sulfonate ABC transporter substrate-binding protein, which yields MRTHRLLRMIAVALLLGATAAACGDDAAGDGGTLRVGYQRFGGLSLVKARDAAPGVTWSLFESGPALTEALKAGSIDLGQTGEAPPIFAAAGRIPFKIIGTSAEVPQGEAVLVKEASGIRSFADLRGKRVALNKGSNVHWLLVKLLERHGMTLADLDVRYLKPAEARPAFDSDQVDAWIIWDPYFALAEGPGVTVLTDATGLASNREYLLAAPGAVDGKRAELERFLRTYREVTDWGIANPGERAAVLAPELKIDLPVTERALARSAKPLAPLTPAVGDELQTIADGFSELELIPERIDIRSYVDDSFTVAFQ from the coding sequence ATGAGAACGCATCGACTTCTCCGGATGATCGCCGTCGCGCTGCTCCTGGGTGCCACCGCCGCCGCCTGCGGTGACGACGCGGCGGGTGACGGTGGCACGCTGCGCGTCGGTTACCAGCGGTTCGGCGGGCTGAGCCTGGTCAAGGCGCGGGACGCGGCGCCCGGCGTGACGTGGTCGCTGTTCGAGAGCGGCCCGGCGCTGACCGAGGCGCTCAAGGCCGGCTCGATCGATCTGGGCCAGACCGGTGAGGCTCCGCCGATCTTCGCGGCCGCCGGCCGCATCCCGTTCAAAATCATCGGTACGTCGGCCGAGGTGCCGCAGGGCGAGGCCGTGCTGGTCAAGGAGGCGAGCGGCATCAGGTCGTTCGCGGACCTGCGCGGTAAGCGGGTCGCGCTGAACAAGGGCTCCAACGTGCACTGGCTGCTGGTCAAGCTGCTGGAACGGCACGGCATGACGCTCGCCGACCTCGACGTCCGCTACCTCAAGCCCGCGGAGGCCCGGCCCGCGTTCGACAGCGACCAGGTCGACGCGTGGATCATCTGGGATCCGTACTTCGCGCTCGCCGAGGGCCCCGGCGTGACGGTGCTGACCGACGCCACCGGGCTGGCGTCGAACCGGGAGTACCTGCTGGCCGCACCGGGCGCGGTCGACGGCAAGCGGGCCGAGTTGGAGCGCTTCCTCCGGACGTACCGCGAGGTCACCGACTGGGGTATCGCGAACCCGGGCGAGCGCGCGGCCGTGCTGGCGCCGGAACTGAAGATCGATCTGCCGGTGACCGAGCGCGCGCTGGCCCGCAGCGCCAAGCCGCTCGCCCCGCTCACCCCCGCGGTCGGCGACGAGTTGCAGACCATCGCGGACGGGTTCAGCGAACTGGAGCTGATCCCGGAGAGGATCGACATCCGGTCCTACGTGGACGACTCGTTCACCGTGGCCTTCCAATGA
- a CDS encoding TetR/AcrR family transcriptional regulator: MTAPTSRYRSPRREDSAAATRTAILDAARELFLERGYPAVTVPEIARAARVATQTVYASAGGKSGVLAALLQPLLDDDGAATANAEARRTTDPRAVIALAAAGTRRVHETYRELLHHLIRQAPGEPAAQLAVDDAVAKCRTGLAAIAGRLRELDGVRTDLPGDRLLDALYFYFGPDAWYGLVTTQGWPFDDAESWLRDAACRTLLRP, encoded by the coding sequence GTGACCGCTCCGACCAGCAGATATCGCTCACCGCGCCGCGAGGACTCGGCCGCCGCCACCCGCACGGCGATCCTGGACGCCGCCCGCGAGCTGTTCCTGGAGCGCGGCTACCCGGCCGTGACGGTGCCCGAGATCGCCAGGGCCGCGCGGGTCGCGACGCAGACCGTCTACGCCAGCGCCGGCGGAAAGTCCGGCGTGCTGGCCGCGCTGCTGCAACCGCTGCTGGACGACGACGGCGCCGCGACCGCCAACGCGGAGGCGCGCCGCACGACCGACCCGCGCGCGGTCATCGCGCTGGCCGCGGCCGGCACCCGCCGCGTCCACGAGACCTACCGTGAGCTGCTGCACCACCTGATCCGCCAGGCCCCCGGCGAGCCCGCCGCCCAGTTGGCCGTCGACGACGCCGTGGCCAAGTGCCGCACCGGTCTGGCCGCGATCGCCGGCCGCCTCCGCGAACTGGACGGGGTCCGCACCGACCTGCCCGGCGATCGCCTGCTCGACGCGCTCTACTTCTACTTCGGCCCCGACGCCTGGTACGGCCTGGTCACCACGCAGGGCTGGCCCTTCGACGACGCCGAATCCTGGCTCCGCGACGCCGCCTGCCGTACCCTCCTCCGCCCGTAG